The proteins below come from a single Beutenbergia cavernae DSM 12333 genomic window:
- a CDS encoding LCP family protein, which translates to MGLASLAIVLFAGTATGAALQQLQGNVQIADVDSVLGSDRPSAPEPTDPGAGRPLNLLLLGSDTRSGDNAQIAAEDAAGPDMRSDVTILLHVSADRSRVEAVSIPRDSWVTVPPCELPDGSQSEPRTGKFNQAFAIGGASGDVTYAAACTIRTVETLTGIRVDGFLAIDFLGFRGMVDALGGVSVCLPEPIADPDANLYLDAGEQVLDGDQALGLARARKTIDDGSDVSRIDRQQLLLAAIARQATQAELLTDTPRLYAFLDALTSSVTADPRYGSLTSLAGLASSMRGLGAEDLTFVTVPWVPRGDGANVLWSDDADTLFAAVAADTPLTVTPPPGVDAGGTPAPEPSPTGVTGTPSPSGPAFTGITGTAEPACP; encoded by the coding sequence GTGGGCCTCGCGTCGCTCGCGATCGTGCTGTTCGCCGGCACCGCCACCGGGGCCGCCCTCCAGCAGCTGCAGGGGAACGTGCAGATCGCCGACGTCGACTCCGTGCTCGGCTCGGACCGACCGAGCGCACCCGAACCCACCGATCCCGGCGCCGGGCGTCCGCTCAACCTGCTCCTGCTCGGCTCCGACACGCGCTCGGGGGACAACGCGCAGATCGCCGCAGAGGACGCCGCCGGCCCGGACATGCGCTCGGACGTCACGATCCTGCTCCACGTGTCAGCCGACAGGTCCCGCGTGGAGGCGGTCTCGATCCCGCGTGACTCGTGGGTGACGGTGCCGCCGTGCGAGCTGCCCGACGGGTCGCAGAGCGAGCCCCGCACCGGCAAGTTCAACCAGGCGTTCGCGATCGGCGGGGCGAGCGGCGACGTCACGTACGCCGCGGCGTGCACGATCCGGACGGTCGAGACGCTGACGGGGATACGCGTCGACGGCTTCCTCGCCATCGACTTCCTCGGGTTCCGCGGGATGGTGGACGCGCTCGGCGGCGTCTCCGTCTGCCTCCCGGAACCGATCGCCGACCCGGACGCGAACCTGTACCTCGACGCCGGCGAGCAGGTGCTCGACGGCGACCAGGCACTCGGTCTCGCGCGGGCGCGCAAGACGATCGACGACGGGAGCGACGTCAGCCGGATCGACCGGCAGCAGCTGCTGCTCGCGGCGATCGCGCGGCAGGCGACACAGGCGGAGCTGCTGACCGACACGCCGCGCCTGTACGCGTTCCTGGACGCCCTGACGTCCTCCGTCACGGCCGACCCGCGGTACGGGTCGTTGACGAGTCTCGCCGGACTCGCGTCGTCGATGCGCGGGCTCGGCGCCGAGGACCTCACGTTCGTCACCGTGCCGTGGGTGCCTCGCGGGGACGGGGCCAACGTGCTCTGGTCCGACGACGCCGACACGCTCTTCGCGGCGGTCGCCGCCGACACGCCGCTCACCGTGACGCCACCGCCCGGCGTCGATGCCGGTGGGACGCCCGCGCCAGAGCCCAGCCCGACAGGTGTGACCGGCACCCCGAGCCCGTCCGGCCCGGCGTTCACGGGGATCACCGGGACCGCCGAGCCCGCCTGCCCGTGA
- a CDS encoding LCP family protein has product MPAGNAPRPAPAQHPVRNDPPRPTQPGPTGRPPTGGPPGAGRQHTRGTYIRRRITVVVIVVLVLLLAWPIGLLIWADGKIQHTEALSTAADTPGTTYLLAGSDSRDDGYLAGDTTSGQRTDTIMLLTVPPSGPTSLISLPRDTYVADIPGFGPGKLNAAFAHGGAPLLVQTVEGLTGITVDHYVEIGMGGVASLVDAVGGVELCYDADVNDPDSGMVWTAGCHHADGASALAFARMRKQDPLGDIGRAIRQQQVIEATTAAMNSPSNFVLPTRQVALIDAGTGALVTDPGTGILDLGRMALAFRTATGPEGVRGTPPIADPDYRPGGNLGSTVLLDPEAAPLFFQQVVDGTLPEPTPTPTDAG; this is encoded by the coding sequence ATGCCCGCAGGGAACGCTCCCCGCCCGGCGCCGGCGCAGCACCCCGTCCGCAACGACCCTCCGCGCCCGACGCAGCCCGGGCCGACCGGGCGCCCCCCGACCGGCGGGCCGCCCGGCGCCGGCCGGCAGCACACACGCGGGACGTACATCCGGCGGCGGATCACCGTCGTCGTCATCGTCGTCCTCGTGCTGCTCCTCGCGTGGCCGATCGGCCTGCTCATCTGGGCGGACGGCAAGATCCAGCACACCGAGGCACTGTCGACGGCGGCGGACACGCCCGGTACGACGTACCTCCTCGCGGGGTCGGACAGCCGTGACGACGGCTACCTCGCGGGCGACACGACGTCGGGCCAGCGCACCGACACGATCATGCTGCTCACCGTCCCGCCGAGCGGGCCGACGTCGCTGATCTCGCTCCCCCGCGACACGTACGTCGCGGACATCCCCGGCTTCGGTCCCGGCAAGCTCAACGCCGCGTTCGCGCACGGCGGCGCCCCCCTCCTCGTGCAGACGGTCGAGGGTCTCACCGGGATCACCGTCGACCACTACGTGGAGATCGGGATGGGCGGCGTCGCCTCGCTCGTCGACGCGGTCGGCGGCGTGGAGCTCTGCTACGACGCCGACGTGAACGACCCCGACTCCGGCATGGTCTGGACGGCCGGCTGCCACCACGCCGACGGCGCGTCGGCGCTCGCGTTCGCCCGCATGCGCAAGCAGGACCCGCTCGGCGACATCGGGCGGGCGATCCGGCAGCAGCAGGTCATCGAGGCCACGACCGCGGCGATGAACAGCCCGAGCAACTTCGTGCTCCCGACGCGGCAGGTGGCGCTCATCGACGCCGGTACCGGCGCGCTCGTCACGGACCCTGGCACCGGGATCCTCGACCTCGGGCGCATGGCCCTCGCGTTCCGCACCGCGACGGGGCCGGAGGGCGTGCGCGGGACCCCGCCGATCGCCGACCCGGACTACCGGCCGGGCGGGAACCTCGGATCCACGGTCCTGCTCGACCCGGAGGCGGCGCCACTGTTCTTCCAGCAGGTCGTCGACGGCACCCTCCCCGAGCCGACGCCGACGCCCACCGACGCCGGCTAG
- a CDS encoding glycosyltransferase has translation MFIFLLQLRHTFEQQSEIHLFAVFSLIVWALWLVKVVLSRRYRGWTEPHEATSSVVVPVVDEPEDLFRDVLTRIVEQGPDEVIVVINGARNSTLEAICDEFGPAVRWVHTPIPGKRNAVKIGTALSRGEITVLVDSDTVWTPGTLPELLKPFADARVGGVTTRQRILEPERSWITRWADWLENTRALYSMPAQSALGQVGCLPGRTIAFRRNILMRVMPKFMTEEFLGVFLEVSDDRTLTNLTLKEGYRTVYQHSSLVYTDAPLQVRKLFKQQLRWARGSQYNTLRMLPWMLGHAPVLAVFFLVDIILPFLLFGTIAGWIYRAVSGTGVNLYQAILETYGVSTGLVWVLGLMIASSVLSMAIRQVRHLQEKPSDFVRLPVFIVVSTLFLMPIRLLGFVRMAHASGWGTRAGAYAGGRAEEDAVAGASLASGELEVVDREPARPPDPVPHERDAFDELILGSYGDDPARPGGAAVATRPAEPELDTVAPAPTRSRRVSARPPSRRRRRLNPLAAVPYGIAALILALEALLYV, from the coding sequence ATGTTCATCTTCCTGCTCCAGCTGCGGCATACCTTCGAACAACAGTCCGAAATCCATCTGTTCGCCGTCTTCTCGCTGATCGTCTGGGCGCTGTGGCTCGTCAAGGTCGTGCTCTCGCGACGCTACCGCGGGTGGACGGAGCCGCACGAGGCGACGAGCAGCGTCGTCGTCCCTGTGGTCGACGAGCCCGAGGACCTCTTCCGCGACGTGCTCACCCGCATCGTCGAGCAGGGCCCGGACGAGGTCATCGTCGTCATCAACGGCGCCCGCAACTCGACGCTCGAGGCGATCTGCGACGAGTTCGGCCCCGCCGTGCGCTGGGTGCACACACCCATCCCGGGCAAGCGCAACGCCGTGAAGATCGGCACGGCGCTGTCACGCGGTGAGATCACCGTCCTCGTGGACTCGGACACGGTCTGGACCCCGGGCACGCTGCCGGAGCTCCTCAAGCCGTTCGCGGACGCGCGGGTCGGCGGGGTCACGACCCGCCAGCGCATCCTCGAGCCGGAGCGGTCGTGGATCACGCGGTGGGCCGACTGGCTCGAGAACACCCGAGCCCTGTACTCGATGCCGGCGCAGAGCGCACTCGGCCAGGTCGGGTGCCTCCCGGGTCGGACCATCGCGTTCCGCCGCAACATCCTCATGCGGGTCATGCCGAAGTTCATGACCGAGGAGTTCCTCGGCGTCTTCCTCGAGGTCTCGGACGACCGGACGCTGACCAACCTCACGCTCAAGGAGGGCTACCGCACCGTCTACCAGCACTCGAGCCTGGTCTACACGGACGCGCCGCTGCAGGTGCGCAAGCTCTTCAAGCAGCAGCTGCGCTGGGCCCGCGGGAGCCAGTACAACACCCTGCGGATGCTGCCGTGGATGCTCGGCCACGCCCCCGTGCTCGCCGTGTTCTTCCTCGTCGACATCATCCTGCCGTTCCTGCTGTTCGGCACGATCGCCGGTTGGATCTACCGGGCGGTCAGCGGCACCGGCGTCAACCTCTACCAGGCCATCCTCGAGACCTACGGCGTCAGCACCGGTCTGGTGTGGGTGCTCGGACTCATGATCGCCTCGTCGGTGCTCTCGATGGCGATCCGCCAGGTGCGGCACCTGCAGGAGAAGCCGAGCGACTTCGTCCGGCTCCCGGTCTTCATCGTGGTCTCGACCCTGTTCCTCATGCCGATCCGCCTGCTCGGGTTCGTACGGATGGCCCACGCGAGCGGATGGGGGACCCGGGCCGGGGCGTACGCCGGCGGACGGGCGGAGGAAGACGCCGTCGCCGGTGCGTCGCTCGCGTCCGGCGAGCTGGAGGTCGTCGATCGGGAGCCGGCCCGACCCCCGGACCCCGTGCCGCACGAACGGGACGCCTTCGACGAGCTGATCCTCGGCTCCTACGGTGACGACCCCGCGCGTCCGGGCGGCGCCGCCGTCGCCACTCGGCCCGCCGAACCCGAGCTCGACACAGTGGCGCCGGCACCGACACGCAGCCGGCGCGTCAGCGCCCGGCCACCGAGCCGTCGTCGTCGTCGCCTCAACCCCCTCGCGGCCGTCCCGTACGGCATCGCCGCGCTCATCCTCGCTCTGGAGGCCCTGCTCTATGTCTGA
- a CDS encoding acyltransferase family protein, translating into MPATPTTVPDAAPDAPTTPASVVRLPRPLPVPAAPSSRPRLRGLDGLRFVAAVTVVLYHFAAYARYEDQTWGEQVTDAVGPIGVVASYGALGPYLFFVISGFVILMTAWGRDVPHFLASRAGRLFPAYWVAVLATATLLIAIWNPGRSVSWETAGVNLTMFQRAFGISHVDGVYWTLWVEMRFYLLVLVFLLVGITRRRIELVAGLWPLVALIALQLDLGVLPYWLIANEAPFFAAGMAIFLIHRHGHTVLRWMILLVNTGLGVAYLDSSLVPTISENTENAPSRPLMAVLVVACVAAVAAVSWGRAAHLGSRSRRLGAVLTLGGALTYPLYLIHQYWGWWVTSMLASRLPSWVVLLAALGFSLMAAALVHYAVERRFGPAVRDAVLRFCERVRLAGRSARPHPVASHGAVELGS; encoded by the coding sequence ATGCCTGCGACGCCAACGACAGTTCCGGACGCCGCACCCGACGCACCGACCACACCCGCGAGCGTCGTCCGGCTCCCTCGACCCCTCCCCGTTCCCGCCGCACCGAGCAGCCGGCCACGGCTCCGTGGCCTCGACGGTCTGCGCTTCGTCGCCGCCGTCACGGTCGTGCTCTACCACTTCGCCGCGTACGCCCGGTACGAGGACCAGACCTGGGGCGAGCAGGTGACGGACGCCGTCGGCCCGATCGGCGTCGTCGCCTCCTACGGCGCGCTCGGGCCGTACCTCTTCTTCGTGATCTCGGGCTTCGTGATCCTCATGACGGCGTGGGGGCGCGACGTGCCGCACTTCCTCGCCTCCCGGGCGGGGCGACTCTTCCCGGCGTACTGGGTGGCGGTCCTCGCCACCGCGACGCTGCTCATCGCCATCTGGAACCCCGGGCGGTCGGTGAGCTGGGAGACGGCGGGTGTCAACCTCACGATGTTCCAGCGGGCGTTCGGTATCTCGCACGTCGACGGCGTGTACTGGACGCTCTGGGTGGAGATGCGGTTCTACCTCCTGGTCCTCGTGTTCCTGCTGGTGGGGATCACACGACGGCGGATCGAGCTCGTCGCCGGGCTGTGGCCGCTCGTGGCGCTCATCGCCCTGCAGCTCGACCTCGGGGTGCTCCCGTACTGGCTGATCGCGAACGAGGCGCCCTTCTTCGCCGCCGGCATGGCGATCTTCCTCATCCACCGGCACGGGCACACGGTGCTCCGTTGGATGATCCTGCTCGTGAACACCGGGCTCGGCGTGGCCTACCTCGACTCCTCGCTCGTGCCGACGATCAGCGAGAACACCGAGAACGCGCCGTCGCGTCCGCTGATGGCGGTGCTCGTGGTGGCCTGCGTGGCAGCCGTCGCCGCGGTCAGCTGGGGTCGCGCCGCGCACCTCGGTTCGCGCTCCCGGCGGCTCGGAGCCGTGCTCACGCTCGGCGGTGCGCTGACGTATCCGCTGTACCTCATCCACCAGTACTGGGGCTGGTGGGTGACGTCGATGCTCGCGTCCCGGCTGCCGTCGTGGGTGGTGCTCCTGGCGGCGCTGGGCTTCTCGCTCATGGCGGCCGCGCTCGTCCACTACGCCGTCGAGCGTCGGTTCGGACCCGCGGTCCGCGACGCCGTCCTGCGGTTCTGCGAACGCGTCCGGCTCGCCGGGCGGAGCGCGCGACCTCACCCCGTGGCCTCGCACGGTGCCGTCGAGCTCGGATCGTGA
- a CDS encoding UDP-glucose dehydrogenase family protein: MSRSLTRLSRPPLADPLGAVPAPVPAVSALGTDEPTARRRVAVVGTGYLGATHAAAMASLGFDVVGVDTDENKVRSLELGKVPFFEPGLAELLSAQVATGRLRFSTDAAAAAADADIHFICVGTPQQRGSHAADLRFVEAAARSIAENLTHDALIVGKSTVPVGTAARLRALVAELAPAGVRAELVWNPEFLREGKAVDDTLHPDRIVVGGASPWAAGLLRELYAAPIAAGAPVVECDLPTAELVKVSANAFLATKISFINAIASVCEAAGADVTVLADALGHDPRIGRQFLDAGLGFGGGCLPKDIRALMHRARELGVHRAAGLLQEIDEINMAQRERVIEMATTACGGSVLNRRVGVLGAAFKPRTDDVRDSPALNVAAALHLRGAQVTVFDPEAADTARRTFPTLSYASSAAEAVEGSDVVLLLTEWQEFLDADPAALAGLTPTPRMIDARGKLSPERMRAAGWEFAGLGRVAA, translated from the coding sequence ATGTCCCGTTCCCTCACCCGCCTGTCCCGTCCGCCGCTCGCCGACCCGCTCGGCGCTGTCCCGGCTCCTGTCCCCGCCGTCAGCGCCCTCGGTACCGACGAGCCGACCGCGCGGCGCCGGGTCGCCGTCGTCGGCACCGGCTATCTCGGTGCCACGCACGCCGCGGCGATGGCCTCGCTCGGCTTCGACGTCGTCGGGGTCGACACCGACGAGAACAAGGTGCGCTCGCTCGAGCTCGGCAAGGTGCCGTTCTTCGAGCCCGGGCTCGCCGAGCTCCTCTCGGCGCAGGTGGCGACCGGGCGGCTGCGCTTCTCCACGGATGCGGCAGCAGCCGCGGCCGACGCCGACATCCACTTCATCTGCGTGGGCACGCCGCAGCAGCGCGGCTCCCACGCCGCCGACCTGCGCTTCGTGGAGGCAGCTGCGCGGTCGATCGCGGAGAACCTCACCCACGATGCGCTGATCGTCGGGAAGTCCACGGTGCCGGTCGGGACGGCGGCCCGGCTGCGCGCGCTGGTCGCCGAGCTCGCACCGGCGGGGGTGCGTGCCGAGCTCGTGTGGAACCCGGAGTTCCTGCGCGAGGGCAAGGCCGTCGACGACACGCTCCACCCGGACCGCATCGTGGTCGGCGGTGCGAGCCCCTGGGCCGCCGGCCTGCTCCGCGAGCTGTACGCGGCGCCGATCGCCGCCGGCGCGCCGGTCGTCGAGTGCGACCTCCCGACGGCGGAGCTCGTCAAGGTGAGCGCCAACGCGTTCCTCGCGACCAAGATCTCGTTCATCAACGCCATCGCGTCGGTGTGCGAGGCGGCCGGCGCCGACGTCACCGTGCTCGCGGACGCGCTCGGTCACGACCCCCGGATCGGGCGCCAGTTCCTCGATGCCGGACTCGGGTTCGGCGGGGGATGCCTCCCGAAGGACATCCGGGCTCTCATGCACCGCGCGCGCGAGCTCGGCGTACACCGGGCGGCTGGGCTGCTGCAGGAGATCGACGAGATCAACATGGCGCAGCGGGAACGCGTCATCGAGATGGCGACGACGGCGTGCGGCGGCTCCGTGCTCAACCGCCGGGTCGGCGTGCTGGGTGCGGCGTTCAAGCCACGCACGGACGACGTGCGGGACTCGCCGGCCCTCAACGTCGCCGCCGCGCTGCACCTGCGGGGAGCCCAGGTCACCGTCTTCGACCCCGAGGCGGCGGACACCGCGCGGCGCACGTTCCCGACCCTCTCCTACGCGAGCAGCGCAGCGGAGGCGGTGGAGGGGAGCGACGTCGTCCTGCTGCTCACGGAGTGGCAGGAGTTCCTCGACGCCGATCCGGCCGCGCTGGCCGGGCTCACCCCGACCCCGCGGATGATCGACGCGCGCGGGAAGCTCTCGCCGGAGCGGATGCGCGCCGCGGGCTGGGAGTTCGCAGGGCTGGGGCGCGTCGCGGCCTGA
- a CDS encoding glycoside hydrolase family 26 protein, with protein MSDVTTATWWLTGRTGSRLARPRIAAAALAILLAIVTVVVWLSPGARSAITGEESAADREAELALENAALQAELRETQDALGAARDHRDQADALASSRLDGKIDAEQAAGELRGRVGELEAMASDAVPSGNAGSGGGSGGGSASGGSPPAPAPDPAPAPAPAPAPAPAPDPAPDPAPAPPPDPAPRIPTREELIDPAERYYGMYTQQAPFNWATWDDTATRVGRLPSLVGYFQGWDEGFRADAVDRAWERGFLPMMTWESRPIAAANDTVDEPEYSLPRILGDPEAGVPGAFDPYLQQFARDIVATGKPLAIRLNHEMNGNWYPWAETDGQGNPINGNRAGDYAAVWRHVHDIFEAEGANDLVIWVWAPNRIDRLPTSLQDPAHMASLYPGDEYVDWIGMSGYLRPPGSYEESTFDETFGRTLEQLRGIADKPVILAEIGASETGDNKPAWIEDFFAAFDDPANDDIIGFSWFNLAVTSYVEGERATNDWRVDSRRDSLAAFAEGIAVEGRRFGGDPVDP; from the coding sequence ATGTCTGATGTCACGACCGCCACCTGGTGGCTCACCGGACGTACCGGATCACGCCTCGCCCGTCCTCGGATCGCTGCGGCCGCGCTCGCGATCCTGCTCGCCATCGTCACGGTCGTGGTGTGGCTGTCGCCCGGAGCCAGGTCCGCCATCACGGGTGAGGAGAGCGCCGCGGACCGCGAGGCAGAGCTCGCGCTCGAGAACGCCGCGCTGCAGGCGGAGCTCCGCGAGACGCAGGATGCGCTCGGCGCGGCGCGGGACCACCGGGATCAGGCGGACGCTCTCGCCTCGAGCCGGCTCGACGGCAAGATCGACGCCGAGCAGGCGGCGGGCGAGCTGCGCGGTCGCGTCGGCGAGCTCGAGGCGATGGCGTCCGACGCCGTCCCGTCCGGCAACGCCGGGAGCGGCGGCGGGAGCGGGGGCGGCTCGGCGTCCGGAGGATCGCCCCCCGCCCCCGCGCCGGACCCTGCGCCCGCCCCGGCGCCTGCCCCCGCGCCCGCCCCGGCGCCGGACCCGGCACCGGACCCGGCGCCGGCACCCCCGCCGGACCCCGCACCGCGGATCCCGACGCGGGAGGAGCTCATCGACCCGGCCGAGCGGTACTACGGGATGTACACCCAGCAGGCGCCGTTCAACTGGGCGACCTGGGACGACACCGCGACGCGGGTCGGCCGGCTGCCGTCGCTCGTCGGCTACTTCCAGGGCTGGGACGAGGGGTTCCGCGCCGACGCCGTCGACCGCGCCTGGGAGCGCGGGTTCTTGCCGATGATGACGTGGGAGTCGCGGCCCATCGCCGCCGCGAACGACACCGTGGACGAGCCGGAGTACTCGCTGCCGCGCATCCTCGGCGACCCCGAGGCAGGCGTCCCCGGGGCGTTCGACCCGTACCTCCAGCAGTTCGCGCGCGACATCGTCGCGACCGGGAAGCCGCTCGCGATCCGCCTCAACCACGAGATGAACGGCAACTGGTACCCGTGGGCCGAGACCGACGGGCAGGGCAACCCGATCAACGGGAACCGCGCGGGCGACTACGCCGCCGTGTGGCGCCACGTCCACGACATCTTCGAGGCTGAGGGGGCGAACGACCTCGTCATCTGGGTCTGGGCACCGAACCGGATCGACCGGCTGCCGACGTCGCTGCAGGACCCGGCCCACATGGCTTCGCTCTACCCCGGCGACGAGTACGTGGACTGGATCGGCATGTCGGGCTACCTGCGCCCGCCGGGCAGCTACGAGGAGTCGACGTTCGACGAGACGTTCGGCCGCACGCTGGAGCAGCTGCGCGGGATCGCCGACAAGCCGGTCATCCTCGCCGAGATCGGGGCCTCGGAGACCGGCGACAACAAGCCGGCGTGGATCGAGGACTTCTTCGCGGCCTTCGACGATCCGGCGAACGACGACATCATCGGCTTCTCCTGGTTCAACCTCGCCGTGACCTCGTACGTCGAGGGGGAACGCGCGACCAACGACTGGCGTGTCGACTCCCGCCGGGACTCCCTGGCGGCGTTCGCGGAGGGCATCGCCGTGGAGGGCCGTCGATTCGGCGGCGATCCCGTCGACCCGTGA
- a CDS encoding CoA-binding protein, translating into MQHENDPAVVRRLLTTPGRWAVVGLSTNRARAAYGVAAYLQGHGMEIVPVHPRAEAVHGASGYATLADVPGEIDVVDVFVNSTLAGGIVDEAIARGARAVWLQLGVVDHAAAARARDAGLAVVMDTCPAIEGPRLGL; encoded by the coding sequence GTGCAGCACGAGAACGATCCAGCGGTGGTCCGCCGGCTCCTCACGACGCCGGGCCGGTGGGCCGTCGTCGGGCTCTCCACGAACCGGGCGCGAGCGGCGTACGGCGTCGCCGCCTACCTGCAGGGCCACGGCATGGAGATCGTCCCTGTGCACCCGCGCGCGGAGGCCGTGCACGGCGCGAGCGGCTACGCGACGCTCGCCGACGTGCCCGGCGAGATCGACGTCGTCGACGTGTTCGTCAACTCCACGCTCGCCGGCGGCATCGTCGACGAGGCGATCGCACGCGGCGCGCGCGCCGTGTGGCTCCAGCTCGGCGTCGTCGACCACGCCGCGGCGGCACGTGCCCGCGACGCCGGCCTCGCCGTCGTCATGGACACGTGCCCCGCGATCGAGGGACCGCGCCTCGGCCTGTGA